In a single window of the Arachis hypogaea cultivar Tifrunner chromosome 6, arahy.Tifrunner.gnm2.J5K5, whole genome shotgun sequence genome:
- the LOC112697326 gene encoding probable calcium-binding protein CML22: MMASLFWNPLSFPFSLYNSSAPYFSHKMHTLRNTQNTIAYLGLLCLFQNLFFSGNHHQIFFTQRKMGAICCCGRKPSKGNSLDRKLERKIIEMRKNKFGKSKLKSIDSVVMLFPMFREKLKTLRGMFEQYDEDSNGYIDPNELKRFLEHQQFHLQEEEFETLFRYCDIDGSKGIQFNEFIVLVCLIHLLQEQPSFDSSSKAELANLGEVFDNMIEVFLFFDKNADGKINKKDMVKTLNDTYPLEKSPSHITEKRFKEMDWDNNGQVTIREFLFGFIKWVGIDADE; encoded by the exons ATGATGGCATCTCTCTTTTGGAATCCACTAAGCTTTCCCTTTTCTTTATATAATTCTTCAGCTCCTTACTTTTCCCACAAAATGCATACACTACGCAACACACAGAATACCATAGCCTACTTAGGACTCCTTTGCCTCTTCCAAAACTTGTTCTTTTCAGGAAACCACCACCAAATCT TTTTCACCCAAAGAAAAATGGGAGCCATATGCTGTTGTGGAAGAAAGCCAAGCAAGGGGAACAGCCTGGATAGAAAGCTTGAAAGGAAAATAATTGAAATGAGGAAAAACAAATTTGGAAAATCCAAATTGAAATCTATTGATAGCGTAGTTATGCTGTTCCCTATGTTTAGGGAGAAACTGAAAACATTAAGAGGAATGTTTGAACAGTATG ACGAGGACTCGAATGGATATATAGACCCCAATGAACTCAAAAGGTTCTTAGAACATCAGCAATTTCATCTTCAAGAGGAGGAGTTTGAGACCCTTTTCCGTTATTGTGATATTGATGGAAGCAAAGGCATACAATTTAACGAATTTATTGTTCTTGTTTGCCTCATCCATCTCCTACAAGAACAACCATCCTTTGATAGT TCATCAAAGGCAGAGTTAGCAAACCTTGGAGAAGTATTTGATAATATGATTGAagtctttctgtttttcgataAGAATGCCGATGGGAAGATTAACAAGAAGGATATGGTGAAGACACTAAATGACACTTACCCTTTGGAGAAATCTCCATCACACATCACTGAAAAACGATTCA AAGAAATGGACTGGGACAATAATGGACAAGTCACTATCAGGGAGTTCCTCTTCGGTTTCATCAAATGGGTTGGAATTGATGCAGATGAATAG
- the LOC112697325 gene encoding receptor like protein kinase S.2 has protein sequence MQLNHLCIVLPPNSGEMDQPDQKPFQLPKKQVKAPHHHRGCGRQVVSLLQDSLRKLYGLKGWTICKHGVKKEKCSGGGAFHDMDGVQVSAKIGRDNPRIFSYAELFIGSKGFSEEQVLGSGGFGKVYKAVLPSDGTIVAVKCCLAGKGKQFEKSFEAELTAVADLRHKNLVRLRGWCVHEDQLHLVYDYMPNSSLDRILFRKLENSKIELLDWEHRVKIVKGLAAALHYLHEQLETQIIHRDVKTSNVMLDSHFNAKLGDFGMARWLEHELEFKPRKISTRIDNFRLGDTSRIGGTIGYLPPESLQKAGNATSKSDVFSFGIVLLEVASGRRAIDLAYPDDEIILLDWIRRLSDVGKLLEAGDTRLPDGSYKLSEMQHLIHIALLCTLQEPQLRPSMKWTVEALSDVSCKLPALPSFQSHPLYISLSSASETSHSSASGNSFATENNYHTAAGETVYITAENRNSEIMSSRSTNQQRRFPVLETPREISFKEIVSATNNFSDSRRVAELDFGTAYHGILHDNSHVLVKRLGMKTCPALRDRFSNELRNLARLRHRNLVQLRGWCTEQGEMLVVYDYSARRILSQMLLRHNNHRSGDSCVLQWHHRYYISKTLACAVLYLHEEWDEQVIHRNITSSAIILEQDMNPRLGCFALAEFLSRNEHGHHVITDTSKSARGIFGYMSPEYVESGEATPAADVYSFGVVVLEVVSGQMAVDFRQPEVLLVKKVHEFEMRKRPLKELADKRLNGEYNEKELLRLIRLGIACTRCDPQLRPSMRQIVSILDGKDSLLVEPNKESREEWRERNAISLSLIRRIQALGIQ, from the coding sequence ATGCAGCTCAATCACCTCTGCATTGTTCTTCCACCAAATTCCGGTGAAATGGATCAACCTGATCAGAAGCCTTTCCAACTACCAAAGAAACAAGTCAAGGCTCCGCATCATCATAGAGGTTGTGGGAGGCAAGTAGTTTCTTTGCTCCAAGATTCTTTGAGGAAGTTATACGGCTTAAAAGGGTGGACAATTTGCAAGCATGGAGTGAAGAAAGAGAAGTGTTCCGGCGGCGGCGCGTTTCACGACATGGACGGGGTGCAAGTTTCAGCCAAGATAGGGAGGGACAACCCCAGGATTTTCAGCTATGCAGAGCTCTTCATAGGGTCCAAAGGTTTCAGCGAAGAGCAAGTTCTTGGAAGTGGAGGGTTCGGAAAAGTTTACAAGGCGGTTTTGCCGAGTGACGGAACTATTGTAGCCGTTAAATGCTGCTTGGCGGGGAAAGGGAAGCAATTTGAGAAGAGTTTTGAAGCAGAGTTAACGGCGGTTGCGGATCTTCGCCACAAGAATCTTGTGAGGCTTAGAGGATGGTGTGTTCATGAAGATCAGTTGCATCTTGTATATGACTACATGCCTAACAGCAGCCTTGACCGTATACTCTTCCGGAAGCTGGAGAATTCGAAGATTGAGCTTCTTGATTGGGAACACAGAGTGAAAATTGTGAAAGGTTTGGCGGCGGCATTGCATTATCTCCATGAACAATTGGAAACTCAAATCATTCATAGGgatgtgaagaccagcaatgtgatgcttgattcgCATTTCAATGCCAAACTAGGTGACTTTGGCATGGCAAGGTGGCTAGAACATGAGCTTGAGTTCAAGCCGAGAAAAATATCAACAAGAATTGACAATTTCCGTTTGGGAGACACGTCGAGAATCGGAGGAACGATTGGGTATCTCCCCCCTGAAAGCTTGCAGAAAGCAGGCAATGCTACTTCGAAATCCGATGTGTTCAGCTTCGGAATAGTTCTTCTAGAAGTGGCTTCTGGAAGGAGAGCCATAGACCTGGCTTATCCAGATGATGAAATTATTTTGCTTGATTGGATCAGAAGACTCTCCGATGTAGGGAAGCTTCTGGAAGCAGGGGATACAAGGCTTCCAGATGGTTCCTACAAGCTTTCAGAGATGCAGCATCTCATTCACATTGCTCTTCTCTGCACTCTCCAAGAACCGCAGCTGCGTCCCAGCATGAAATGGACTGTGGAAGCACTTTCCGACGTGTCATGCAAGTTGCCAGCCCTCCCTTCATTTCAATCTCACCCTCTATACATCTCTTTGTCATCCGCATCGGAGACTAGTCATAGCAGCGCAAGCGGCAACAGCTTTGCTACCGAGAATAACTATCACACAGCGGCAGGGGAAACCGTATACATAACCGCTGAAAATAGAAACAGTGAGATCATGTCTTCAAGGAGCACCAATCAGCAGCGGCGATTTCCTGTGCTGGAGACGCCAAGGGAAATATCATTCAAGGAAATCGTTTCAGCTACAAACAATTTTTCAGATTCAAGGAGGGTGGCAGAGCTAGACTTTGGAACTGCTTATCATGGAATCCTACATGACAATAGCCATGTTTTGGTGAAACGCCTCGGGATGAAAACTTGCCCTGCCTTGCGTGACAGATTCTCCAACGAACTCCGGAATCTAGCAAGGCTTCGCCATAGGAATTTGGTGCAGCTTCGAGGATGGTGCACCGAGCAAGGCGAGATGCTTGTTGTGTATGACTACTCAGCTAGAAGAATTCTGAGTCAAATGCTTCTCCGTCATAACAATCATAGATCCGGAGATTCTTGTGTCCTTCAGTGGCATCACAGGTATTACATATCGAAAACGCTTGCTTGTGCAGTTCTGTATCTACATGAGGAATGGGATGAGCAAGTCATTCATAGAAACATTACCTCTTCAGCTATCATTCTTGAGCAAGATATGAATCCCAGACTTGGTTGTTTTGCTCTTGCTGAGTTTTTGTCAAGGAATGAACACGGCCACCATGTAATCACAGACACCAGCAAATCGGCTCGCGGCATTTTTGGCTACATGTCACCAGAATACGTGGAATCCGGCGAAGCAACGCCCGCAGCTGATGTTTACAGTTTCGGAGTTGTGGTTCTTGAAGTTGTAAGTGGACAGATGGCAGTAGACTTTAGGCAGCCGGAGGTTCTGTTGGTGAAGAAAGTTCATGAATTCGAGATGCGAAAAAGGCCATTGAAGGAATTAGCAGACAAAAGACTCAATGGAGAGTACAATGAGAAAGAACTGCTGAGATTGATAAGACTGGGAATCGCATGCACCCGCTGTGACCCACAATTAAGGCCAAGCATGAGGCAAATTGTAAGCATCCTTGATGGCAAGGACAGCTTACTCGTCGAACCGAACAAAGAGAGCAGGGAAGAATGGAGAGAAAGAAATGCAATTTCTTTGTCACTCATTAGGAGAATCCAAGCTCTAGGAATACAATAA